DNA from Onthophagus taurus isolate NC chromosome 2, IU_Otau_3.0, whole genome shotgun sequence:
AATGGCTTAAGAAATATGGCTTTGTATAAGCGCGAAGTAAGCGGTTTTCACTACTTCTAGTTCCACCTTGACAATAAAGTTTCGTAGcaaaaagatgttttttgaaattttcttacttATAGCGTCAACATGATGATCGAACTTCAATATTGGAGTGGTTATGCAAACTCCCAAGAATTTACCAAACGACGGGTTAccaaaattagtaaaattaaaatttctctgaCTTAATGTCATTCTGACTGTTTTCCCATCATTCAAACACAACTCATGCACCATTTACGTGCTCTATCTATCCAGCTTCATTGCTTCGGATAATCAAAGTGGCATCGTCAGCATATAATAAACAGTCAATGTCCCTAAAATAATACGGAAAGtcattgaaaaacatcaaaaataaaagaggtCCAAGGATAGAACCCTGTGGAACACCCCTATATAGTCAAAGTGACTCTCTCCGATGTCACTTGACCACAAGTCACCTGTTGCGTTCTGCCGGATAGATAAGATTGGATTAGAGCAACACTTTTgtcgtcaaaattaaaaacattgcGAAGTTTATCAATAAGAATTGGATGAGAAACTGTATCGAAAGCGCGAGATAAGTCCAAAAACAATGACATACAGTATTCACGCTTTTCAAAGCTGTCAAGACAGATATTCACATATTTAACTACCGCGTCAGAGGTGCACCTACCCCTTCGAAAGCCAAACTAATGAGGGTGCAGTAAATTATTTTGGTCCAAGTGTGTGATCATTCTATTGAAAAGGGccctttcaaatattttggaaaagGTGAGCAGGATACTTATAGGACGAATTAGCATTGTTATTCTTATCTCCGCCtttaaaaattggaattgCATTAGCTATTTTTAATAAGTCAGGAATACCaataatactagacctagatctagaaacattcggatttagccgtacgtctttcaagatggctgatttctagttctaggtcttgtgttagttctagtgatggtgccactgtaaaactagaactaacactagacctagaattagaaacatttaggtttagccgtgcgacttctaattttagttgttgtacattttcattgcactaaaagtagaactaacactagtaccatcactagaactaatactacccctagaactagaaggtttcaggtttagccgtacgtcttaaTACTcgactaaacctgaatgtttatAGTCTtgggtgtagtgttagttctacttttagttcaacaaaaatttatcaatttttgtaagcctttatattttttattcaactaaaactagaatcaacAAGTGTTCAcatcgaacttgtttctgaaaaaGGTTGCAACATGTCATCTgaaacgccaaaataatgtTGGCAATTTCTATCTATCTGAAGAAAACTGACTAATCAGATATCCAAAATGCTAACGAGCCCAAAGCACCTACACTACGGCTTGAAAAGAGCAGAAATTTCTGCATATATTGAGGTTAGAACATTATGCTATTTcagaaatgttaaattaactACAGAAGCGACGCAACTAATATTAGTCCAAAACAGCTTAAAAGACAGCACGGAAAAAATGTAAGTGATGAAaagattttatgaaaaaacaTAAGCTTTATTGTATGGTCCTAGTTGGTAGAGAGAGACcaagaaatcttggtttgtggatatagagggagcgttcaacaacgcaaCCACGttaccacaatctcttgaaagagctgctcttgacaggggagtggaagcaactatagcgagttggatccgcaatatgctagatatacgatacgcttcaggccgggaggtggctgcccgcagggaggggtgttatctcccctgctttggtccctcctagttgacgatctgattgcgatagtcgaagccgttggtgtggaaatacaagcttatgctgatgacattgtcgttatggtcaaaggaacctgtttgccgaggatatctaaagtcctccaggtgaccctagataccatttgcgcttggtgtaagggagagaacctctcaataaacccgcaaaagacaattgatgtgcccttcaccaggaagcgaaagttggatggactaatccgcccaactatccaaggtgaagaaattcctttctcaaaggaagtcaaatatctaggagtaatactagacaaaaccctgtcatggaatggacatttgcagggagttttgcacaaagctagactatccttgtggacttgtcgcagtctttgtggaaaaaattggggtcttacccctgaaagactgtactggctctatgtgactgtggttagacctatgatcacatacggagcagcagcctggtataggaaagtccgacagacttcagttatcagtaaactttcacgaattcaacgagtagctggattggcaatctctggtgcgataggcacaacgccaactctagcaatggaggttctgcttggcctatctcctctgcatttgcatatagagaaagtggctagaacaaccatttacagatttaagcaatatgctcaaaactgttccgacatgtcctaccaatgggctgcggaagacattataagcactgatactgtgctatcaatgccgtcagatttggcggtatcactatcagtgattaatgctcgataccagattgtactacctgagcggcagtcctggatcgaaaatgaaaattctctggttcgggcagacatttgcttgtacacagatggatcaaaaacgcctgaaggggtaggagcaggagtatactgccagacacctcgaattaagcaagcctacagcctgggtacgtactgtactgtattccgggcggaagtatttgctattgacatgggtgctaaaatccttcttgaaagaggggtgaagaacatgacagtacgaattttctcagacagtcaagccgctgtccaggcgctgcaagccgtgaaaacggtgtcggctctggttaatgattgtaagagaacattaaacacactgagttgtgataacagagtctctctgatctgggtcccgggtcactctggggttgctggcaatgaagcggcagataagctagcacgagatggcagcgctgaagcgtttgtgggaccggaaccagcagttggtgtatcatttgcgatggccaaatataggattggactatgggctgaagagagacttcgcctactgtggaccagttctcctggaatgagacccgggaatattttaggacttgcccgtagtaacataaaagttctaatgggtgtttttactgggcactgccgattaaaagcacacctcaacttgttgggttagccgactatgtgcggaggaagcagagacggttgagcatgttttatgccactgccctgccgttaaccgtatcagattctcgatttttgggccgcagtttatctcctcaaaagatctgaataacctttcgccgagcaaggtgttaatgttcgttaagagcattggactgcacggtgaaatttgataacgatatctatcggggtacaatagatccttagggtcgcggtgcaaggttggttggtccgcctacccgatatgtattctatgtaatgtaatgtaatgtaatggtCCTGGAGTTGCAAATTAGTTGATAAGTCATTGGAAAATGAAAAGAACAAACAAACAACGtacctaaataaaaataaacacaacaactgccaccattttttaaattaaaatctacgttttaaatttttaaacgaataataaataaaatctataaTACCAAACCATGTAAAAATAGgtcttttgttttaaaacaattgttaaatgaaaacaaaaataatttgaacgTTGTCTCTTCAATCAATAATGCAACTGCACACGCGTTATTGAGTATTCTAAACAACACTTTGAACGCCGGCGTTTTTTAtaaacgaaaattacaaaaaaaaacacactCACCCGATCATTCTCTGGGGATGGCGTGGCGACACCTCGTTGTTGAACCGAAGTGGGGCGACGACAACCTACCGTTCAAAATATTCGCCGAAATTTCTTGATCCGACTGCGTGACAACGGTCGGTTTACCCTCAACGacaacaataacaaaacagGGTGTCTAACAAGTGGTTTACCAATATGGCCGCCTGTCATAAACGTACACACCGTCTCGCTTTATTTCCCTTACAAGGCCTGCTCCATAGAATCGATAGTCTCTGCCGGCGAGTTCGTTCGCGTTTCAAGTAAAAGCCGGCAAAGATAAACGCAGCTTTCGATAACGAAACAAAACggttctttattttttggtcCGGTTATAGTATgtgattgtaaaaaaataagaaggGTTAAAGTTGGTCCGCTGAAAAAGTATCTGTCAGAAATGCGTGCTTTTACACCGTCGGTAAAATAGatcgttttacattaaaatagGGGATGATTCGGCAGGTTGGGAGCTTCGCTGAGGATATAAATCGTGGATGAATATGCGTGTTTAGGAAAATGTTTGCATGACGATTGGTAATATAGATTAACTCCTTACAATCGTGTTGATTTTGTTTACACGATTATTTGATAAGATTTTTAGTTGAATAAACGTTGcggaaataaataatttttattaataaatggtgGATGCGccggaaaatttttatttgccTATGGATCTTCTTTCTGCTATGTTCATACGGTTGTAGTGCTTTTGTGCATCTACAAATTCTGAGTTTTGAGCAAATAAAGCAGTATCATCCGCATATATGTCACTcatgtaaatattaaacaagtGTGTATGAAAGGATACTgccttgttaatttttttgcttctaAGGATGcgtggaaactaagaaatcaTTTAAGGATATAGTAAGTAATAACGATATCATGACGTCGAAATCATGTTTACATAGCACTGGTATACGGAAAATCCTGCGTGGTTTAGAATTACAACCACAATATTAGCAGAAAATAAGTGTATTGTATGGAATACTTGACTGGCActaattttgttgaaataaataaatcaatttttgatattctgCAGAGCTAACCACGTTTGGCTCATTTGAACTTACCTAATTaaaggttaatttaaaaggGAGTGTAACTACAAATAGAAAAggattgaaaaatgttatctaAAAGTATTATAGGaaatatcttaatatcaactttcttatcaaaataattttttatttacctgTTCATGCTAGCAGGAAAAGGTTGCttctttaaagttaaaaaatgtaactttttttttggaaatctaaaattatacatttctatttgaatttatttccTCTTCAGTACTCTTTGGGCAGTTTGAATCTTTAACTTTGCTGTTATCTGACTGAGGAATTTAATCATCATCAAATcataactttaaatattgatgaTCTATCCTAGAAAATAGATGTTCAAATAGATAACTATTAatactttcttttttaaattcttaggtattaaatataattttatatgagatatcttctttattaaataattaacaaacctaaacaaatctaagtttttctaaataaacaataaaaagaataGTATCTTTTCTTTTATGGAGCCTATTCATCACTGTACATCCATCTCCACCAAGTAACTTTCATTCTGTCCcatatattttcaaaactacAATTCcccaaaatgaaatttatttattttcaattaaaatcagAACTTACCTATCCATAGCTGGTCGCACATCTAACAAAGCAAACTGATACTTATTGTCAATTTTCCCCCCAtcataataatcaataatataTCTCACTTCTTTCCCACACCTATCAATAATCCAGTCGTGTCTATCAAATGGTAATTCATACCCCATTAGTTGACGAATTCTAGCCCTTGGACTATAATCAGTAGCTTTGCCACCAAAACTCTTTAATTTAGGACATTGGCATTCCCTGGCGTGTAACGCCTCCCATTTAAGCACTTCTTTCCAAGCCTGCTCATTGTTTGCATTATGAATCTTAATTATATTTGCCATATCTTGTTGTTCAATGTCTTCATCACGCCATCTCCAACCTTTTCTAAGCATTGCATTCCAAAAcatctaaataaaaatgttaatttaaacttatcataaatattattttataatcacCTGTTCACTTGGATACACCCAATATGGACCTTCACCTTCTTTAATTATTGCTTTTGGAATTGTAGAAACTTGGCGATTTGTTGGTAAAGAAAATGGTTGACCTGGCGAAGGTTGTTGATTAGCTGCTGGCATCTAAACAAccacaaatttaattatttataacaaaatttatctaATAAAAAGTACCATATTTAAAGGGTTTATATCATCACCCTTTACAGGACATTCAGAAGCTGTgggttgtaattttttatgcatAGGACATTCCTCTGGGATATCCCCAGCTTTAAAATTGCCATGTGCATATTGAGAATGATCAACTTTGCCCTTCATATCTAAAGGAATTTCTCCAGGTTTATAATTTCCATGCACATATTGAGAGTGATCATGTTTTGATTGAATTTTGGGCTCCACATCAATAGTCGCAGGTTGGATAAGCTGTGTCGCTGCCACCTCAGCTGCGGATACAGCGTTTCCCATTATAGTTTAAAATCTAGtcaaaaaaagttaggttaggtcacttacataacaaaaataaaatgaacatACAAACCGTTTGGGATTAATACAAAGCCGAGCGATAAGTATGataaattctatttaaatacaCAGTGGAAAAACCATACAAAAatggtttataaaaaaattttaattcaataatctTTTACAATCGATTTCTGTCACATGAAGTACATTCCGGccgaaaaaagaaaactattttATCAACTTACTAGAAAAAAACTGAGTTGTATCGTGGTGACATCTATGAACTAAATGacgtaacaaaaattttaaattaaattatttattactattattgcAGTTtatcttgataatttttttatctatgtaaatttaatacatttgAAAGCGTCCTTTAAAACATTTCCTAATAAAACATCTTTATATGCAAACATAGGATCTGatcgattaaaattttgcatttcattaatgttaaattaaaatgaacacCTCCGTGAAAGAATACTTCAATGCTCAATTTCAACACAcactaaaattatataaatgtcaaataaaatgaatttacagCCAACCtagttgaaattttatttaatttcgttCCACATTAAAGTATCATTAAGTCTAGTTCTTTCTATTTCGAATTTAACTCGGTTTGGTCTTCACAATTCTCATCTGGATCCGAATTGCCGTGAGAATTACGTAATTATGTACGAGGTTCGTGAGATATTTCCTCATTGCGACGAGAAGACTACACCAGGAAGTTTTGTCGTAGTACAACACACCGTTAGCTTTCAGAGCGTTTCAGGAAATGGAATAACAGTCGGCGGGAATCgaaatttaacaacaaattatAGTATTTACTGTAATATATTCAGTAGAcatgtttatttaaacaatttttaaatttaccaagaCTTTCTAATTTGGTTTAATTGGTTATAAAAGATTGTGTACATTGAGTTGAAATTTATGATTGTCCACTACGTAGATAAATGCTTTAAAAGGCAATGAATTTTGAATGGAAAAGTTTTATGTAATATGTTTTGCACGTATAtgggattaatattttttgttatattacattacatagaatacatatcgggtaggcggaccaatcaaccttgcaccgcgaccctaaggatctattgtaccccgatagatatcgttatcaaatttcaccgtgcagtccaatgctcttaacgaacattaacaccttgctcggcgaaaggttattcagatcttttgaggagataaactgcggcccaaaaatcgagaatctgatacggttaacggcagggcagtggcataaaacatgctcaaccgtgtctgcttcctccgcacatagtcggctaaacccaacaagttgaggtgtgcttttaatcggcagtgcccattagaacttttatgctactacgggcaagtcctaaaatattcccgggtttgacagtggcgatgttaataaacaccttagcatgtctcattccaggagaactggtccacagtaggcgaagtctctcttcagcccacagtccaatcctatatttggccatcgcaaatgatacaccaactgctggtttcGGTCctacaaacgcttcagcgctgccatctcgtgctagcttatctgccgcttcattgccagcaacaccagagtgacccgggacccagatcagagagactctgttatcacaactcagtgtgtttaatgttctcttacaatcattaaccagagccgacaccgttttcacggcttgcagcgcctggagagcggcttgactgtctgaaaaaattcgtactgtcatgttcttcacccctctttcaagaaggattttagcacccatgtcaatagcaaatacagAAACAAGGAGATTGTTGTTCAATCCCGTTAGCAACAAGGACGAGGCGATTGTTCCAGGATAGGATCGTGATAAAAAATTTAcgcaattattttttcaatgcCAATATTTCGCAAACTATTGTTGCTTCATCAGGGCTTGAGCATTTACTACaaacaaaaccaaaagtaatagtaagtaattacaaaaacaataaaacttaCAATTGCCAGGAAAAAGGCGAATGGGATCTCCAATCTCCCCTATCTTAGGGCAAATAGTAATGGACTATACACTAGATATGATTATACCTCAATTGGATTTTCATTTGccgtttattaagaaatatgtAGACGATATCATTTTAGCTATACCCGAAGGTTCCCAGGATAGGGTTTTGTCcctttttaatagtttcaacAAACACATTCAATTCActatagaactagaaaccaATAAGTATGTACCATTTTTGGACACTAAAGTTATAAGAAATGACAGCAACCAGATTTCTTTTGACTGGTGTACCAAACCGACGTACTCGGGGAGGTATATCCATTTCTCATCCTTCCacaaaattaaacacaaaattaatacGGTCATGGCCATGAAATATAGAATTACGAAGATCTGTGAACCGCAGTGGGTCAATAATTACCCTTCCaaacttttaaacaaattgCTCTTTAGTTCTTCACCATCAAACCAAAATTTGGACCTTCAGTCAAACACAGACAACAATCCGTTTACTTATAAGAAAATTACTTATATACCTGAACTTACACAAAAGCTGATCACtatgtttaaaagtaatatccccaataatgatattaaatatatCGAACATTATCCGTCAAAACTGTCTACGGTGTTTTCCAAACTTACGGACCAGACTCCGTTGGAGTACCAGTCAAATGTTATCTATGTTGTACCGTGCTCCTTGTGCGGGGGTAGATATGTGGGACATACATGTCAATGGCTTAAAAAACGTCTTAGTAAACACAAAAGCGATATTAGAGTTTCGAAGCGTGGTTGTGCTTTGGCACAACATTGCCTTGACAATGACCACCCTTTCAACTTTGATGAAGTTAAAATTTTGGACAGAGAATCTAATTATCACAACAgattatttttggaaatgtTCCACATATCTACCCAACATACACGATTAATTTTAGGACAGATATAGACGCTTTGAGTAGTATTTATTCGCTGGTTTTCGAAATGTACAaatcaacttaaaaattttttactttttttaaattttaaattttcgcgCTTCCCGCCTCACGTGAAGTTGTCGATTTAACTTGTAACGTTTGTACGCAGGCGCTTATGCCATAGGTTGTTTTTAACGACTCTCTCACACGTGTTTTTCGATGCCGAGTTTTACGTTTGATTTCTCTGTTTTTCGCCTTTTTCCTGGCAATTGtaagttttattgtttttgtaattactTACTGTtacttttggttttgtttGTAGTAAATGCTCAAGCCCTGATGAAGCAACAATAGTTTGCGAAATATTGgcattgaaaaaataattgcgTAAATTTTTTATCACGATCCTATCCTGGAACAATCGCCTCGTCCttaatagcaaatacttccgcctgaaatacagtacagtacgtacctaggctgtaggcttgcttaattcgaggtgtctggcagtatactcctgctcctaccccttcaggcgtttttgatccatctgtgtacaagcaaatgtctgcccgaaccagagaattttcattttcgatccaggactgccgctcaggcagtacaatctggtatcgagcattaatcacggatggtgataccgccaaatctgacggcattgatagcacagtatcagtgcttataatgtcttccgcagtccattggtaggacatgtcggaacagttttgagcatattgcttaaatctgtaaatggttgttctagccactttctctatatgcaaatgcaaaggagataggccaagcagaacctccattgctagagttggcgttgtgcctatcgcaccagagattgccaatccagctactcgttgaattcgtgaaagtttactgataactgaagtctgtcgaactttcctataccaggctgctgctccgtatgtgatcataggtctaaccacagtcacatagagctagtacagtctttcagaggtaagaccccaattttttccacaaagactgcgacaagtccacaaggatagtctagctttgtgcaaaactccctgcaaatgtccattccatgacagggttttgtctaggattactcctagatatttgacttcctttgagaaaggaatttcttcaccttggatagttgggcggattagtccatccaactttcgcttcctggtgaagggcacaacaattgtcttttgcgggtttattgagaggttctctcccttacaccaagcgcaaatggtatctagggtcacctggaggactttagatatcctcggcaaacaagttcctttgaccataacgacaatgtcatcagcataagcttgtatttccacaccaacggcttcgactatcgcaatcagatcgtcaactaggagggaccaaagcaggggagataacacccctcgtatcaccgtggagtgaagtagaaactattctactatctagcatattgcggatccaacccgctatagttgcttccactcccctgtcaagagcagctctttcaagagattgtggtattgcgttggtgaacgctccctctatatccagaaacgcacaaaccaagatttctttatcctgcagcgtcctggatactctaccaactaagttgtgtagagccaattctgctgattttcccgcttgataagcatactggtggcgactcagtgaaccagataccaatggcaccgtacggatataccgttccagaactttttcaagggttttcAGCAGAAATGACGTTAGGCTGATGGGTCGAAAGGCATTAGGAGTAGGGACCGAACGGCCCGCTTTGGGTATGTAAGATACCCGTACCTTAGTCCATTCTGCCGGCACATATTTCCAGGCGACACTcgctctgaaaatttttaccaaaattggcAACAACAAAGACCTCCCCTGCTGTAACAAAGCAGGAAATATATTGTCTTCTCCAGGCGATTTGAACGGCTTAAACGTTTGAATTGCCTGGTCCACGGATGTGTAAGTGACGACTTTTCTAGCCACACTCCAATCCGTATTTGAGGGCGCTTTGCCTTGCAGGAATAGCCCGCTGTGGCATTATCGGCCCTCATCATCAGGCTTCCTGGGAAGTGAGTCTG
Protein-coding regions in this window:
- the LOC111421789 gene encoding holocytochrome c-type synthase, yielding MGNAVSAAEVAATQLIQPATIDVEPKIQSKHDHSQYVHGNYKPGEIPLDMKGKVDHSQYAHGNFKAGDIPEECPMHKKLQPTASECPVKGDDINPLNMMPAANQQPSPGQPFSLPTNRQVSTIPKAIIKEGEGPYWVYPSEQMFWNAMLRKGWRWRDEDIEQQDMANIIKIHNANNEQAWKEVLKWEALHARECQCPKLKSFGGKATDYSPRARIRQLMGYELPFDRHDWIIDRCGKEVRYIIDYYDGGKIDNKYQFALLDVRPAMDSFENIWDRMKVTWWRWMYSDE